The following is a genomic window from Hymenobacter monticola.
CCAGGTGCTGGCTCCGCAGGTGCTGGCGGCCGGCCACTTCACCAACATTCACGAGCTGGCCACCCACGGCGACGCCGACCACGGCCCCGTATTCCAGATGCTGCTGGCGGTGCTGGAAATCGCCTTTTTTCGCCACGACCCGCGCGGCGCCGGCTGGATGCGGCATCTGCTCACCTTTGGCGTGTTTGTGGCCGGCGCGTGGGCCGTGTACCGGCTGGGCCGGGCGCGCTTCACCAGCTGGCGGTGGGGGCTGGTGGGCGCGGGGCTGCTGGTGCTCTCGCCCCGCATCTTCGCCGAGGCGTTTTACAACTACAAAGACATTGTGTTCATGAGCCTGTTTGCGCTGGCCGTGCTCACGCTCGGGCGGCTGCTGCACCGGCCCACCGCGCGCGGCGCGCTGGGGCACGCGCTGGTGTGCGCGCTGGCCACCGACGTGCGCACGATGGGCATTCTGCTGCCGGGCCTCACCGTGGCCTTCGGGGGGCTGGAAATGTGGGCGCGGCCGGCGCGGCGGGCGGCCCTCACGCGGGCGCTGGGGTGGTACCTGGGGGCACTGGCCCCGCTGGTGGTGCTGTTCTGGCCGTTTTTGTGGGAAGCGCCGGTGGCGCGGTTCTGGGAGTGCTTCGGCAGCTTCCGGCGCTACCGGCAGACCATGAACGTCTTTTACCTGGGCGAGTTGACCTCCTGCCAGCGGCTGCCGTGGCACTACCTGCCGGTGTGGCTGCTGGTGACCACGCCGGTAACCCACACGGCGCTGGCCCTAAGCGGCGCCTGGGCGGTGCTGCGTGGGCTGCTGGCCCGCCCCACGGCCTGGCTGCGCCACACCACCAACCGCCAGGACCTGCTGTTTGGGGCCTGGCTCTTGGGGCCATTGGTGGTAATAGTTGCCATTAAATCAGTCGTCTACGATGGCTGGCGGCACGTTTATTTCATCTACCCGGCCTTCGTGCTGCTGGCCGTGCGCGGGCTGCGGGCGGGCGTGCAGGCTTGGCAGGCTGCCCCTGCCGCCTCGGGAGGCCGGCGCCTGGGCTGGCTGGCCGGCGGGCTGCTGGTGTTGGGCGGCGTGCACACGCTTGTGCGCCAGGTGCACGACCACCCCTACCAATACGGCTACTTCAGCTTTCTGCCCGGGTCGGTGGCGCAGCGCTTGTTCGAGCGCGACTACTGGGGCGTCTCGGGCCGCGACGGCCTGGCCTGGGTGCTGGCCCACGACCCCGGCGCCACCGTGGCCGTCAGCGATACGCTGTCGCAGCAAATTGCCCTGCGCAATAACTCCTTGCTGCTGCCAGCCGCGCAACGCGCCCGCCTGCGCTTTGTGCCTCACGCGCAGGCCCGGTATTTTCTGGGCATCTACCGCTGGCATCCCGGGCCCTACGAGCCGCCGTTTGGCACGCCGGTGCACGACATCCGAGTCAATGGCATGACCATTCTGACCATTTTCCAGCGCGCAGCTAATTAACTCAAAGCTTGTTACTTTAGGCAGATGAAACAGTCATCGTCGCCCACGTATCTACTGTTGCTGCCGCTGCTGGCGGTACTGCTGTTTGGCAACTGCGGCGGGGGCGGCGTGCGCGGCGTGGTGACAGCCATGACCACGGAGCGCCACCAACGCTTTCGCGCCATTGTGGCGCAGCAGCAGGCCCGGCGCGCCCAGGCCCGACAGCAGCTGCGCGGCGGCGCCCGGCGCACCCAGCTCCGCCGCATCGACTCGCTTCGTACGGCCCGCATCGACAGCTTTTTCCGCCCGGCTCCGTCTTCGCGCTACGAAGAATACATCTACCCCGGTGCGCAAACGGCCCGGGAACGAGCCAAGTACCAGCACCGCCGCCGCAAGATGACGCGCCAGCTGCTCTCCCCCGACAACCGCCCGCTCATTCCGCCCATCCGCTTCAACATTGACACGCGCTAAGCCGGCTGCCCTGGCCATGCCGCCGCTTTTTGCGTACTGTGGAAATATTGCCGTTTCCCAATTATGCGCGCTTCCCGTTTTTCCCTGCTGCTGTCCCTGAGCCTGACCGCCGCTAGCTGCTCCCTTTTCCACCGCGACAAGCCGGCCCCGGTGGTCGAAACCGTGCGCACCGCCGACTCGCCCGCGCCGCCCACTGCCGCCCGCGACCTGGCCGACGTGATGGGCTCCGAACTCAAGCTCACCCCCGACCAAACCGGCCGCGTCCGCACCATCCTCAACGGCACGCTCAGCGAATCGAATGCTGCCAAGGGAAAATACGCGCCCAAGTCGCCTCAGCTGCTGGCCGAGCTCAAACGCATCAACACCAAGTCTCAGCGCGAGCTGAGCGCCGTGGTGGGCCCCACTAAATTCAAGCAGCTCCAAACCAAAGCCACTCAGCAAAAAATAGCTACGGAGATGCAGCAGCGGCAGAAGTAGCAGGCGGCTAGCGCGGTGCCACATCCAATTTCATCGTCAGTTGCAACCAGCCCCTAGTGCCGCCGCTGATACGTTTCTTGCGTTTCCCACAGCCCGGCGTAGCGGCCCACTTGGCGCGCTTGCTCCCGCGATGCGGGGGTAAGCCAAATGGAAGTCAGCGCCCCCTTTTCGCGGTGGTAACGCACGGTGCCAGGAGCCAGGACTTGTAAGCGCAGAGTGTCGGTGCCAAGGGTTTGCCAGTTGAGTCCCAGGCCGTCAATTTCCAGTCGCTCCACTTTCCACTTGTCTTTTAGGTCAGTGGGACTGTTGAGATAATACCGTCCCTGGAAGCGACGCAGCTTACCGGCTTCGGTACCCGCGAGGGTGAAGATGGTGTCCGTCCACAGCCAGCTGTCGCGCACCGAGTCGCGGCCCACCAGGTGCACGTAGTGCAGACGCCCTTCCTGCTCGTAGGTTGTGTCGGCACGCAAATGGTAGCGCAGCGCCGAATCGGCCTGCCGCCGGGTGCTCATCACCCGCTGCAACTCTTGCCGCCACACCGCCGTGCGGCCAATGCACAGCGACTTACCCACATCGGCGGCCGTGTACACGCCGCGGTGCCGGGCCGGAAAAACCGCCATATCCGCCGCCTGCGCCGGAAATGGCTGAACAAAGCGCACTTCCGGGCCGTCGTCGCAGGCGGCCAGCAGCAGGCCGGCGGTCCCCAGGCCCCAGCTACGCAATCGTTGTGAAGTCATCATGGCTGTTCATGCGGCTTCATCCCAAAAAGTAACCTTGCGCAGGCCGCGCGGCTACAAGTACTTCACCAGCAACCCAATCAGCCGCTGCACCTTGCCAGTGTAGGGCGGGTACATGGCCTTGATGCCGGTGAAGCCCACGCGCTGCCGCAGCACGCCCTTCTCGTTGCTGAAAGCCAGGAAGCCCGAATGCCCGTGTGCCTTGCCGAGGCCTGAGTTGCCCACGCCGCCGGTAGGCAGCTCGGGGTGGGCAAAATGCAGCACGGTTTCGTTGATACCCGCGCCGCCAGCCGACACATTTTCGAGCAGGTAGCGGCGGTTTTCGGTGCTGGTGCTGAACACGTACTGCGCTAGCGGCTTGAGGCGGGCGTTGATGTAGGCTGTGGTTTCGGGCAGGGCTTTAAAAGTCAGCACGGGCAGCAGCGGGCCAAAAATCTCCTCTTCCAGCACGCGGGCGCCGGCCGGCACGTTGGTGAGCAGGGTGGGCTCGATGTAGTTCTGCAGGGCGTCGACGGTGCCGCCGGCAGCCACGGTGGCGCCGCGGGCCTGGGCGTCTTCGAGCAGACCGGCGAGGCGGGCAAAGTGGTGCTGGTTCACGATGCGGGCCAACGATTCGGAGCGCTCGATGCCCGCGCCGCCGGGGTTGTAGGCCCGCTGGATGGCGGTGGTGAGCTCCTGCAGCAAGGCCGGCTGCACGCTTTCCTGCACCAGCAGGTAGTCGGGCGCCACGCAGGTCTGGCCGTTGTTGAGGAATTTGCCCCACACGATTTTCTCGGCGGCGTCGCGCAGGTCGGCGGTTTCGTCCACCACGGCGGGGTTCTTGCCGCCCAGCTCCAGCGTGAGGCCACAGAGGTGTTCAGCGGCGGCGCGCATCACAATCTTGCCCACCTCGGGGCTGCCGGTGAAGAAAATATGGTCCCAGGGCAGCTTCAGCAGCTCGGTGGCCACCTCCTTGTCGCCTTGCAGCAGCAGCACCTCGTCGGGCTGAAACAGGTCCTGCACCAGCTTTTGCAGCAGCGCCGAGGTGGCCGGCGTCTGCTCGGCCGGCTTAATGACCACGGCGTTGCCGGCCGCAATGGCCGAAATCAGCGGACCCACGGCCAGGTAAAACGGGTAGTTCCAGGGCGAGATGATGAGCACCACGCCCTTGGGCTCCACCTGCACCCAGGCGCGAGTGCCCAGCAGGGCCATGCTGGTGCCTACCGGCCGCGGCGCCATCCACTTTTTCAGGTGGCGGCTGGTGTGCTTGAGCTCCACCAGCGAGGTCCAGATTTCGGTGAGGTCCGTCTCGGCGGCGGGCTTGCGGAAGTCAGCCAAGAGGGCCTCATGAATGGCGGCCCGGTGCGCGTGCAGCCAGTCGCTGAGCTTTTGCAGGCGGGCCCGGCGGGCGGCCACGCCTTCCTGGCGCAGGGCCGGCGTGCGCTGGCGCAGGGCTTCGAAGGCGGCTCCGTAGCGGTTGGCGGCAATGGCCGTGGCGGGCGAAGCAAGGCTTTCCAGGGGCGCAGCAGCAGTTTCGGGCATGAGTATATTGGGATGACGAAGGCAGATAATACGACTTGCCGGCGGCCCGGGGTTGGGCTTGCAGAAAGATACGCGGCTAACCTAAAATATTTAATGCCGCCATCCGTCAGCGCTAGCCGGTGCCGCGGCGGTTAGCCCAACGTGACGCCGGTGTTACCTTTGTGGTTCGTTATGCGAGCCGCGGCTTGCCCGTTTTCCCATCTGGTTCCCCCTCGCCCACCCCCTGCCGCGAGGCCGCACCGCCGATATCCGCTATTTCTCCTCGTTCGTGAATTCTTATTACCCTCGCCGCGCCCTGCGGCTGTTTGTTGCGCTGTCTTTCAGTTTGGGTTTTGCCACCCGCAGCGCTGCCCACGCTGCCCCGGTTCCCTCCGATTCTACCGGCTTCGCCGCCGATTCGATAGCTGCCCCTCCGCCCCCCGCCGACACCACCAAAGCCCAATCTGCCGCGGCCAAAGCCGCCCCTGCCGACTCGCTGGTGCGCATTCACCCGCGCGGCGCCGACGGCCGCATCAGCGACTACACCGTGGCGCCGGGCGTGACCTGGCACTACGAAAAAACCAAGCCGTTCCGCTGGCTTTTCCACATTCCGCGCGACCTGGGCCAGGCGCCGGGCTACATGTTCCGCAAGGAAAACAAGGAGACGTTCATTGGCCTGGCCACCGCTTCGGTGGCGCTGTGGGTGGCCGACCAAGCCATCATCGAGTGGAGCCAGGACTTCGGCAAGTTCGTGGGGCTGAAAGCCGCCAGCACCCAGAAAACGCTGGTGTACATCCCCTTCCGCGTGGGCTCGGCCAACCTGCCGTTCGAGTTCAACGTGCCCGACAACCTCAACAGCACGTTCTATTTTCTTGGCGACGGCTGGACGCACCTCACCGTGGCCAGCAGCTTCTGGGTATACGGCGGCATTAAGAAGGACAACCGCGCCCTGCAAACCTCCAGCCAGCTCGGCGAGGCCATTCTCAGCACCGGCCTGGTCATCCAAACGCTCAAGCGCCTCACCGGCCGCCAGAGCCCCTACGTGGCCACCAAAGACCGCGGCGAGTGGCACCTGTTCCCGTCCTACAGCCGCTACCAGAGCTTCGTGCCCAACTACGACGCCTTTCCCACCGGCCACCTGGCCACGGCCATGGCCACCGTCACGGTCATCGCCGACAACTACCCCGAATACCGCTTCATTCGCCCCGTGGGCTACTCGCTGATGGGCTTGCTGGGCTACTCCATGCTCAACAACGGCGTGCACTGGGCCTCCGACTATCCCGTGGGCATCGCCATCGGCTACGCCTTCGCCAAAATAGCCGTGCGCAACGGCCGCACCCGCGTGGAGGCCACCCCCAACGGGCCGGCCGCCCACGGCACCGGCCTGGTGCCGCCGCGCAAGCCGCGCCCCTGGTACCGGCAGGGCCAGTTCTCGCCCTACACCTACGGCCCCTTTACCGGGGCGTCGTGGTCGCTGCGCTGGTAGATTAACATGACAAAAAAAGCCCGTTCCTGATGCAGGAACGAGCTTTTTATATAGTGTATTGAAACAGCATGCCGAGCTTAGCCGAGGCATGACGGTCTGTTTCGACCTTGTCAGGGCTTATTTAAACAGGCCTTTTTTCACGGTGCGGTTGCCGTCTTCGTCAATCTTGATTTTCGTGCCATCGGCGCGTTTGATTTTCACCGAGCCGTCGTCGTCGCGCTTCACCTTGGCGCCGTTCATGTACTTGGTTTTGCTGTCGCCGTCGTTTTCGCGCTCCAGCTTCTTCACGCCCGAGCCCTGGCCCACGCTGCCGCCGGTGCGGCGGGCAGTTGTGGTCGTGGTCGTTACCACCACGGGGGTTATCGAATAAGGGCCGTCGCCGTAGTTGGCGCGGTTCGAGGAGTATGTGTTGTAGTAGCCATCGTTGTTGAGGTCGGTCCGGATTTGCGCATCGGCGTCGTCGTTGGCCTGGCGAATGGCGGCGTAGCGGCCGGTGGTGTCGGCGGTGTACTGCGTTTCGAGCTCGTTGATGCGGCGGCCGCGGTTGTAGTAGGTGCGCTCGATGCGGGTGGTCAGGGCCGGGTCGCTCAGCTTGAGGTCCTCAGCCACGCGGGCGGCCATGCGGCGGGCGTCGTCGTGCAGCGCCACGGTATCCACGGTGGTGGTGGTCGTGGTGGTTGTGGCGGGCGCAGTGGTGGTTTCGGGCGTGGTCGTGGTGGTGGTTTCCACCTTTTTATCCTGTTGGCAGGCGGCGGTGGCCAGCGAGGCGGCGGCCAGCAGGCCGAGCAGTTTCGTATTCATGGTAAGC
Proteins encoded in this region:
- a CDS encoding carbohydrate-binding protein; the encoded protein is MNTKLLGLLAAASLATAACQQDKKVETTTTTTPETTTAPATTTTTTTTVDTVALHDDARRMAARVAEDLKLSDPALTTRIERTYYNRGRRINELETQYTADTTGRYAAIRQANDDADAQIRTDLNNDGYYNTYSSNRANYGDGPYSITPVVVTTTTTTARRTGGSVGQGSGVKKLERENDGDSKTKYMNGAKVKRDDDGSVKIKRADGTKIKIDEDGNRTVKKGLFK
- a CDS encoding aldehyde dehydrogenase family protein — protein: MPETAAAPLESLASPATAIAANRYGAAFEALRQRTPALRQEGVAARRARLQKLSDWLHAHRAAIHEALLADFRKPAAETDLTEIWTSLVELKHTSRHLKKWMAPRPVGTSMALLGTRAWVQVEPKGVVLIISPWNYPFYLAVGPLISAIAAGNAVVIKPAEQTPATSALLQKLVQDLFQPDEVLLLQGDKEVATELLKLPWDHIFFTGSPEVGKIVMRAAAEHLCGLTLELGGKNPAVVDETADLRDAAEKIVWGKFLNNGQTCVAPDYLLVQESVQPALLQELTTAIQRAYNPGGAGIERSESLARIVNQHHFARLAGLLEDAQARGATVAAGGTVDALQNYIEPTLLTNVPAGARVLEEEIFGPLLPVLTFKALPETTAYINARLKPLAQYVFSTSTENRRYLLENVSAGGAGINETVLHFAHPELPTGGVGNSGLGKAHGHSGFLAFSNEKGVLRQRVGFTGIKAMYPPYTGKVQRLIGLLVKYL
- a CDS encoding phosphatase PAP2 family protein, with protein sequence MNSYYPRRALRLFVALSFSLGFATRSAAHAAPVPSDSTGFAADSIAAPPPPADTTKAQSAAAKAAPADSLVRIHPRGADGRISDYTVAPGVTWHYEKTKPFRWLFHIPRDLGQAPGYMFRKENKETFIGLATASVALWVADQAIIEWSQDFGKFVGLKAASTQKTLVYIPFRVGSANLPFEFNVPDNLNSTFYFLGDGWTHLTVASSFWVYGGIKKDNRALQTSSQLGEAILSTGLVIQTLKRLTGRQSPYVATKDRGEWHLFPSYSRYQSFVPNYDAFPTGHLATAMATVTVIADNYPEYRFIRPVGYSLMGLLGYSMLNNGVHWASDYPVGIAIGYAFAKIAVRNGRTRVEATPNGPAAHGTGLVPPRKPRPWYRQGQFSPYTYGPFTGASWSLRW
- a CDS encoding glycosyltransferase family 39 protein yields the protein MLLLGPLLVRDYGMGWDERADRMVGYMSLRYVAQVLAPQVLAAGHFTNIHELATHGDADHGPVFQMLLAVLEIAFFRHDPRGAGWMRHLLTFGVFVAGAWAVYRLGRARFTSWRWGLVGAGLLVLSPRIFAEAFYNYKDIVFMSLFALAVLTLGRLLHRPTARGALGHALVCALATDVRTMGILLPGLTVAFGGLEMWARPARRAALTRALGWYLGALAPLVVLFWPFLWEAPVARFWECFGSFRRYRQTMNVFYLGELTSCQRLPWHYLPVWLLVTTPVTHTALALSGAWAVLRGLLARPTAWLRHTTNRQDLLFGAWLLGPLVVIVAIKSVVYDGWRHVYFIYPAFVLLAVRGLRAGVQAWQAAPAASGGRRLGWLAGGLLVLGGVHTLVRQVHDHPYQYGYFSFLPGSVAQRLFERDYWGVSGRDGLAWVLAHDPGATVAVSDTLSQQIALRNNSLLLPAAQRARLRFVPHAQARYFLGIYRWHPGPYEPPFGTPVHDIRVNGMTILTIFQRAAN